TCAGTCTGGTAAAGGCACTGAATGCACAAAAGATTGCTCCTTACTGGTTTTCCGATTTATACATCCATAAAACAGTAAATGAGTACCTTTGTAATTTTGATGTTGCTAAGAATTATAATATTGGGGATTTGCCTGAAATTCCTTTTGGGGAGTCAGACATAATTCCTTTCCTTTATCAATTTGGAATTCTCTCAATAAAAAAATATAACCCTATTATTGGAGTATATACTATAGGTGTACCTAATGATGATATTCGAAAAGGGATATCTGATTCCATATTCTGCCGATGGTAAGCGCCTGTTTAAGATTGGCGTAAATTATGACAGCAACCAGCGGACGATAGGTGATTGGATTATCAAGGAATAGGTCACTTGAATCCAACCTTGTTTTGCCATGATGAAATGCTATACAAGATAGATAAGTAATTATACGAAAGTAAAATCCCCCATCCCGCTTGAGAAAGCAGGATGGGGAATTTAGTATTATTTGGCCAATAATGATGTTAATTTCATTCAAATATTTGGCGTTGTCAAGATTTTGCAGTATATTTGCATCCAAAGAATTTAAAACTACTTTAGCAACCAGATCTTATTCCAACAAAGATTAAGGATATTGTTAAATTTAAAATAATTAAGGATTATGAGTGAAAGTGAGATTGAGGGCTTTATCAACAAAGTTGAATCAGGCTTAGTTGAAGCTCAGCATGATATGTTGGTAGAAAAGGCTTTATACAATCGTCCTGTTGTCATTAGTGACGGAAATGGCGGGGTAGTAGAAGTTTCTGCCAAGCAATTATTAAATTAGAAAAGGTTTTATCATTCTTTTAACTAGAGTCGCCCTTTGCGGCATGGATTTTTAATACAGATGATTATGAAGCAGGTAGAAGAAAGATACATCAGCTTGCTGACCGACTTCGGTTTCAAGCGAATTTTTGGAACAGCAATGAACAAGGATTTGCTCATTTGCTTCCTCAACAGCTTGTTTAATGGCAGACAGGTTGTGAAGGACGTATCGTATCTGAACCCGGAGCACGTGGGAGATGTATATACCGACCGCAGAGCCATCTTTGATGTATATTGCGAGGGCGAAAACGGCGAGAAGTTCATCGTTGAAATGCAGAATGCCTACCAGACGTATTTCAAGGATCGCGCCCTTTTCTACTCAACCTTTCCTATCCGTGAACAGGCACCAAAGGGGAGTGAATGGGATTTCAGACTCAATCATGTCTATACCGTTGCCCTGCTCAACTTCAGCATGAACGAGGATGCTTTCGACAAGGAGAAAATCCGCCATCATGTGCAGTTGTGCGACACTGCTACCCACAAAGTATTTTACGACAAACTCGAATATATTTATGTAGAGATTTCCAAGTTCAACAAATCCCTGGAAGAACTGGATACGCTCTACGATAAGTGGCTCTATGCACTGAAGAACCTCTATAAGCTTACCCAGCGTCCTAAAGAGCTGTGCGACAAAGTTTTCGACCGCCTCTTCGAGGAAGCCGAGATAGCCAAGTTTACTCCGCAGGAAATGAGGGAGTACGAGACCAGCAAGATGGCATATCGCGATATCAAGAATTCCGTAGACACTGCTAAGCGTGAAGGTATAGCTGAAGGTATGGAAAAGGGAATGGAATTAGGTATGGCGAAAGGTAAGCAAGAAGGTCTTGCGGAAGGTATGGAAAAAGGTATGAACCAGAAAGCCCTGGAAATAGCTAAGAATATGCTGGCAATGGGACTTTCAGCCGAACAGGTTGCCAAGGCTACCCAGCTACCTTTAGAAATCATTAAGAATCTGAGCAATTCATAAAAAACAGAAAGCGGAGATGTAGATTACGAATATCACCATATAATCAAGGGTCTATACGCCACCTTTTCATCGTGGCATATAGACCTCATCGTTTGCCGTGAAGTGCGGGGAATTATACAGAAGAAAAATCCCCCAGCCCGCTTGAGAAAGCAGGATGGGGGATAGTTTCTTATTTCTTCTTGAGCCCCTTGTATGCAAGGAAAGCTACAATAACAACGGCAAGAGCCAAGATGATGTAACCGAGCTCATGACTATACTTTAATGCCTGCTGATATACATCTTGAGCTGTTTTATAGTCTGTATATTGGTAAATACCCCAACCGATGGTTGCTAAAACAGTATTCCAAATGCCAGCACCGATTGTGGTATAGAGCAAGAATTTGCCTACATGCATACCTGCCAAACCGGCTGGAATGCTGATTAACTGGCGAACAGCTGGTACCAGGCGCCCAAAAATAGTGGATGCGGCTCCATGCTTGCGGAAAAACTCTTCTGCAACTTCTACCTTTTGGCGGTCTATCAGGCACATATGTCCGATGCGGCTGTCGGCAAAACGGTAGATGATAGGACGGCCTACCCATTTAGCTAAATAATAGTTGATAAGTGCACCGATATTGGCACCAATGGTGGCAAATACGATGACTAGGATAAACGACATTCCGCTATCAGGATCCATGGCTTTCCATGCTGCAGGTGGAACAACCACCTCTGATGGGAATGGGATGAATGAACTCTCGATAGCCATGAAAAGGGCTACTACCCAGTAATTTAAATTGTCGAGTATCCAAAGAAAAAGCTCTGCTGTATTCATTTGTTATCTTGAATCTAAATAATATCTGTCTCAGCTGTTGAAACTGAGACAGACATAGGTGATTTATTTATTCTGTTTTGCCCATGTATCCTTCAAACCAACGGTTTTGTTGAATACTGGTTTTTCTGCAGTAGAATCAAGATCGGCCATGAAATAACCGATACGCTGGAACTGGAGATATTCACCTGGCTTCTTGCTGGCTGCATATTCCTCAACATAGCAGTTAGGATAGTCGTGGAAGCTATCCGGGTTGAGCAACTCGTGGAAGTCACGTTCATCAGCAGATGGATTTTCTACCACAAAAAGACGGTCGTATTCGCGCACCTCTGCCTTTACGCAGTGATCAGCTGATACCCAATGCAATGTACCCTTAACCTTACGGTTGGCACCTTCCATGCCGCTCTTGCTGATAGGATCGTATTCTGCCTGAATCTCAGTAATAACGCCATTTTCGTCCTTTGTGCATCCTGTGCACTTAACGATGTAAGCATTCTTCAGACGAACTTCTTTACCCGGAGTCATACGGAAGAATTTTTTAGGAGCATCTTCCATAAAGTCAGCACGCTCTATCCAGAGATTCTTAGAGAATGTGATGGTGTGTGTGCCATCAGCTTCATTTTCTGGATTATTGATTGCTTCCATTTCCTCTGTTTCACCTTCCGGATAGTTGGTAATTACGAGTTTTACAGGATCAAGTACTGCACTCACACGACATGCTTTCTTGTTCAAGTCTTCTCTAACAGATGCTTCGAGTAAGGCCATATCGTTGAGAGCATCGAACTTAGTATAACCTATACTGTCGATAAACATACGAATACTCTCAGGAGAGTAACCGCGACGGCGCATTCCGCAAAGAGTAGGCATACGTGGGTCGTCCCATCCGATAACCAGTTTCTCATCAACCAGCTGGTGAAGCTTACGCTTGCTCATTACTGTATAAGTGAGGTTCAATCTGTTGAACTCAATCTGACGTGGACGATTGTCGTTTAATACATCTGCAGTTCCGTCCTTCTCCTTCAAGAAGTCGATGA
This Segatella copri DSM 18205 DNA region includes the following protein-coding sequences:
- a CDS encoding DedA family protein, giving the protein MNTAELFLWILDNLNYWVVALFMAIESSFIPFPSEVVVPPAAWKAMDPDSGMSFILVIVFATIGANIGALINYYLAKWVGRPIIYRFADSRIGHMCLIDRQKVEVAEEFFRKHGAASTIFGRLVPAVRQLISIPAGLAGMHVGKFLLYTTIGAGIWNTVLATIGWGIYQYTDYKTAQDVYQQALKYSHELGYIILALAVVIVAFLAYKGLKKK
- a CDS encoding glutamine--tRNA ligase/YqeY domain fusion protein, with the protein product MAINEENNLEEKKSISFVEQLVEEDLKEGKNGGRIQTRFPPEPNGYLHIGHAKAICMDFGVAEKYNGVCNLRFDDTNPSKENNEYVENILQDIQWLGFKWGNIYYASDYFEKLWDFAVWMIKKGNAYIDEQTAEEIAQQKGTPTSPGTASPYRDRPIEESLALFEKMNTPEAVEGSMVLRAKLDMANPNMHFRDPIMYRIIHTPHHRTGTKWHAYPMYDFAHGQSDYFEGVTHSICTLEFVPHRPLYDKFIDFLKEKDGTADVLNDNRPRQIEFNRLNLTYTVMSKRKLHQLVDEKLVIGWDDPRMPTLCGMRRRGYSPESIRMFIDSIGYTKFDALNDMALLEASVREDLNKKACRVSAVLDPVKLVITNYPEGETEEMEAINNPENEADGTHTITFSKNLWIERADFMEDAPKKFFRMTPGKEVRLKNAYIVKCTGCTKDENGVITEIQAEYDPISKSGMEGANRKVKGTLHWVSADHCVKAEVREYDRLFVVENPSADERDFHELLNPDSFHDYPNCYVEEYAASKKPGEYLQFQRIGYFMADLDSTAEKPVFNKTVGLKDTWAKQNK
- a CDS encoding Rpn family recombination-promoting nuclease/putative transposase, giving the protein MKQVEERYISLLTDFGFKRIFGTAMNKDLLICFLNSLFNGRQVVKDVSYLNPEHVGDVYTDRRAIFDVYCEGENGEKFIVEMQNAYQTYFKDRALFYSTFPIREQAPKGSEWDFRLNHVYTVALLNFSMNEDAFDKEKIRHHVQLCDTATHKVFYDKLEYIYVEISKFNKSLEELDTLYDKWLYALKNLYKLTQRPKELCDKVFDRLFEEAEIAKFTPQEMREYETSKMAYRDIKNSVDTAKREGIAEGMEKGMELGMAKGKQEGLAEGMEKGMNQKALEIAKNMLAMGLSAEQVAKATQLPLEIIKNLSNS